A stretch of Lepisosteus oculatus isolate fLepOcu1 chromosome 11, fLepOcu1.hap2, whole genome shotgun sequence DNA encodes these proteins:
- the cldn23l gene encoding claudin-23 has translation MQTPTPMIAGIACTPVGLILVFTAVITPQWREGHVRLGKGSAVRTDGLWESCLRVAEPELKLCWPVSGADPRDAGVLWARGLLLGSLFLSGVGIVLAGIGARCWMDFPQRNVAGASGVVIMLSGLLCLATLGIYAWHLGVPAPDHPHMQHWGGSSLYFGWAGGSIEFLGGVALSLSFKHTKCTLCTAKTQNEDKEAYELN, from the coding sequence ATGCAGACCCCAACGCCGATGATCGCGGGCATCGCCTGCACGCCGGTGGGGCTGATCTTGGTCTTCACGGCGGTCATCACGCCCCAGTGGAGAGAGGGCCACGTGCGACTGGGCAAGGGGTCGGCGGTGAGGACGGACGGGCTGTGGGAGTCCTGCCTGCGGGTGGCCGAGCCGGAGCTCAAGCTCTGCTGGCCCGTGTCGGGGGCCGACCCGCGAGACGCCGGCGTGCTCTGGGCGCGGGGCCTGCTCCTGGGCTCCCTGTTCCTCTCCGGGGTGGGCATTGTGCTGGCTGGCATCGGCGCCCGCTGCTGGATGGACTTCCCACAGCGCAATGTGGCGGGCGCCAGCGGAGTGGTCATCATGCTTTCTGGGCTGCTGTGCCTCGCCACCCTGGGGATCTATGCGTGGCACCTGGGGGTGCCAGCCCCTGACCACCCCCACATGCAGCACTGGGGAGGCAGCTCACTCTATTTTGGCTGGGCGGGGGGCAGTATTGAATTCCTGGGAGGGGTGGCCCTCTCTCTGAGCTTCAAACACACTAAATGCACCTTGTGCACAGCAAAGACCCAGAATGAGGACAAAGAGGCCTATGAGCTTAACTGA
- the cldn35 gene encoding claudin-4, translating to MNTGLQLISFICAVTGWVMAIAVTALPQWKVTAFIGNNILTSEIVWEGIWMNCVYQATGQMQCKTYDSMLALPPNIQAARALMCLSIFLGWLSCTVSCCGMKCTTCAGDDKQTKAGIALTGGVLFIVTGLCVLIPVSWTAHTVVSDFNNPMVPAVHKRELGQAIYLGWAAAVILMLSGAVLCSTCPQGLRHDYRRGYARNFTGGRASAPPPQPISTSSLPMKEYV from the coding sequence ATGAACACGGGCCTGCAGCTCATCAGCTTCATCTGCGCGGTGACGGGGTGGGTGATGGCCATCGCGgtcacagccctgccgcagtggAAAGTGACGGCGTTCATCGGCAACAACATCCTGACCTCGGAGATCGTCTGGGAGGGCATCTGGATGAACTGCGTCTACCAGGCGACGGGGCAGATGCAGTGCAAGACCTACGACTCCATGCTGGCCCTCCCGCCCAACATCCAGGCGGCGCGGGCCCTGATGTGCCTGTCCATCTTCCTGGGCTGGCTCTCCTGCACCGTGTCCTGCTGTGGCATGAAGTGCACCACCTGCGCCGGGGACGACAAGCAGACCAAGGCCGGCATCGCCCTGACCGGCGGGGTCCTGTTCATCGTCACGGGCCTCTGCGTGCTCATCCCCGTCTCCTGGACCGCCCACACGGTCGTCAGCGACTTCAATAACCCCATGGTGCCCGCCGTCCACAAGCGGGAGCTGGGGCAGGCCATCTACCTGGGCTGGGCGGCCGCCGTCATCCTCATGCTGAGCGGCGCCGTGCTCTGCAGCACCTGCCCGCAGGGCCTGCGGCACGACTACCGCCGGGGGTACGCCCGCAACTTCACCGGGGGCCGCGCCTCCGCTCCGCCACCCCAGCCCATCTCCACCTCCAGCCTGCCCATGAAGGAGTACGTCTGA